A single region of the Paenibacillus thermoaerophilus genome encodes:
- the rsmG gene encoding 16S rRNA (guanine(527)-N(7))-methyltransferase RsmG, with the protein MDAVMSSFVELLGKDGINITDRQLQQFELYYQLLVEWNERMNLTAITDREQVYVKHFFDSLTVSLVHPITGAKRVADIGSGAGFPGIPLKIMFPDISLTIVDSLKKRIGFLQHVADRLGLKEVTLIHARAEDAGRDSAHRDRYDIVTARAVARLSVLNELCLPFVRPGGVFIAMKGAQAREELEESQFSLRQLQGELIEDRVMLLPLEEADRHLLVIRKKADTPKKYPRKAGVPIKQPLVQ; encoded by the coding sequence ATGGATGCGGTCATGAGTTCTTTTGTCGAGCTGCTGGGCAAGGACGGGATAAACATCACCGACAGACAACTGCAGCAGTTCGAGTTGTACTATCAATTGCTCGTTGAATGGAATGAACGGATGAATCTGACCGCCATCACCGATCGCGAGCAGGTATACGTCAAACATTTTTTCGATTCGCTGACGGTGTCGCTTGTGCACCCGATCACAGGCGCGAAACGTGTCGCGGACATCGGTTCCGGGGCGGGGTTTCCGGGCATTCCGCTCAAAATCATGTTTCCGGATATCTCTTTAACGATTGTCGACTCGTTAAAGAAACGGATCGGATTTCTGCAGCATGTCGCGGACCGGTTGGGGTTGAAGGAAGTTACCCTGATCCATGCCAGAGCGGAGGATGCGGGCCGCGACAGCGCCCACCGGGACCGGTACGACATCGTAACGGCCCGGGCGGTAGCCCGATTGTCGGTATTAAACGAATTGTGTCTTCCGTTCGTTCGTCCGGGCGGCGTCTTTATCGCGATGAAAGGGGCCCAGGCGAGGGAAGAGTTGGAGGAATCTCAGTTCAGTCTCCGGCAACTGCAAGGCGAATTAATCGAAGATCGAGTCATGCTGCTGCCTTTGGAGGAAGCAGATCGGCATCTGCTCGTCATCCGCAAGAAAGCTGATACACCCAAGAAATATCCGCGCAAAGCCGGCGTACCCATTAAGCAGCCGTTGGTTCAGTAA
- the noc gene encoding nucleoid occlusion protein, giving the protein MKEQLSKLFGFSSDKTPTDEVRQLPVGEIIPSPYQPRTVFDDERIDELCQTIKTHGVIQPIVVRVRNQQYELIAGERRLRAVKKLGLETIPAIIREFNDSQAASIALIENLQREGLTSIEEAVAYQQLMEMHNLTQESLAQRLGKSQSTIANKIRLLQLPDKVKQALMDRKVTERHARALLAIDSAEIQEKVLDEIIAKELSVKQTESRIELYKQLRGAAKEKKGKRLTLSKDIRIAINTIRQSIDMVASSGMPIKLDEQNHEDHYEFVIRIPKR; this is encoded by the coding sequence ATGAAAGAGCAACTGTCTAAATTGTTCGGATTTTCTTCGGACAAGACCCCTACGGATGAAGTTCGCCAATTGCCGGTAGGGGAGATCATCCCGAGTCCGTATCAGCCAAGAACGGTATTTGACGATGAGCGGATCGATGAACTTTGTCAAACCATCAAGACTCACGGCGTTATTCAGCCGATCGTGGTCCGTGTCCGGAATCAGCAGTATGAGCTGATTGCCGGAGAGCGCCGGCTGCGCGCCGTGAAAAAGCTGGGGTTGGAGACGATTCCGGCTATTATTCGCGAGTTTAACGATTCGCAGGCGGCATCGATTGCCCTGATCGAAAACCTTCAACGCGAAGGGTTGACATCGATCGAAGAAGCGGTTGCCTATCAGCAGTTGATGGAGATGCATAACCTGACGCAGGAAAGTCTGGCTCAGCGACTCGGCAAAAGCCAGTCGACAATTGCGAACAAAATTCGCTTGCTCCAGCTTCCCGACAAGGTCAAGCAGGCGCTTATGGATCGGAAAGTGACGGAACGTCACGCTCGGGCGCTGTTGGCTATTGATTCGGCCGAGATTCAAGAAAAAGTTCTGGACGAGATTATTGCGAAGGAATTAAGCGTCAAGCAGACCGAAAGCCGTATCGAATTGTACAAGCAGTTGCGGGGTGCGGCAAAAGAGAAAAAAGGGAAACGGCTGACGTTAAGTAAAGATATTCGGATCGCGATCAATACGATTCGTCAATCGATCGATATGGTGGCCAGCTCGGGCATGCCGATCAAACTCGACGAACAAAATCATGAAGATCATTACGAATTTGTCATTCGGATTCCGAAACGCTGA
- a CDS encoding ParA family protein — protein sequence MSKIIAVANQKGGVGKTTTSVNLGASLATLGKRVLLVDIDPQGNTTSGIGINKADVAHCIYDVLINDVHPKDATFDTNIPNLKIIPATIQLAGAEIELVPTISREVRLKKSLQLIKHQYDYILIDCPPSLGILTINSLTAADSVIIPIQCEYYALEGLSQLLNTVRLVQKHLNTSLQIEGVLLTMLDARTNLGMQVIEEVKKYFQQKVYQTIIPRNVRLSEAPSHGQSIITYDPRSKGAEVYMELAKEVVQQ from the coding sequence TTGTCTAAAATCATAGCTGTTGCCAACCAAAAGGGCGGGGTCGGCAAAACTACGACATCCGTCAATTTGGGCGCATCGCTGGCAACGCTGGGAAAAAGGGTGCTGCTGGTAGACATTGATCCCCAAGGCAATACGACAAGCGGGATCGGGATCAACAAAGCCGATGTGGCCCATTGCATCTACGACGTGCTCATTAACGATGTCCATCCGAAGGATGCGACTTTCGATACGAATATCCCAAACCTGAAAATTATCCCGGCCACCATTCAGTTGGCGGGCGCGGAAATCGAACTGGTTCCGACTATATCGCGCGAAGTTCGATTAAAAAAATCGCTTCAATTGATCAAGCATCAATACGACTACATTTTGATCGATTGTCCGCCTTCGCTCGGCATCTTGACGATTAATTCGCTGACCGCAGCAGATTCCGTCATCATCCCGATCCAGTGCGAGTATTACGCGCTCGAAGGGTTGAGCCAACTGCTGAACACGGTCAGACTCGTACAAAAACATCTCAACACGTCGTTGCAAATCGAAGGCGTACTGCTGACCATGCTCGATGCGCGGACGAATCTGGGCATGCAGGTCATCGAGGAAGTGAAGAAGTATTTCCAGCAAAAAGTGTATCAAACGATTATTCCTCGCAATGTTCGTCTAAGCGAAGCGCCTAGCCACGGTCAATCCATTATCACTTACGATCCCCGTTCCAAGGGAGCGGAAGTGTATATGGAACTCGCAAAGGAAGTGGTGCAGCAATGA